From one Luteolibacter sp. SL250 genomic stretch:
- a CDS encoding sigma-70 family RNA polymerase sigma factor: MLSQLQPALYAYILSLHPNRVDAEDILQETNVTVWKKLAEYEPGTNFRAWAFKVAYYQTLAERKRLSRRPSFFELDEQLLNLLSEEAEVRLAQYDEKANALKHCLVHLRPEDTRLLKWHYADGSPIKSIAEELGRSAVALRGSLLRIRRALKACIEKRLPTSPT, from the coding sequence ATGCTGAGCCAGCTACAGCCGGCCCTGTATGCCTATATCCTGAGCCTCCACCCGAACCGGGTGGATGCGGAGGACATCCTGCAGGAAACGAACGTCACCGTCTGGAAGAAGCTGGCTGAATACGAACCGGGGACGAATTTCCGCGCCTGGGCGTTCAAAGTCGCCTACTACCAGACGCTCGCGGAGCGGAAGCGGCTTTCCCGGCGACCGTCGTTCTTCGAGCTGGACGAGCAATTGCTCAACCTGCTGTCGGAAGAGGCGGAGGTCCGCCTGGCACAGTATGATGAGAAGGCGAACGCGCTGAAGCACTGCCTGGTCCATCTGCGTCCGGAAGACACCCGGCTGCTGAAATGGCACTACGCGGACGGCTCTCCGATCAAGTCGATCGCGGAGGAGCTGGGCCGCAGCGCGGTCGCCCTACGTGGTTCGTTGCTGAGGATCCGCAGGGCGCTGAAGGCCTGCATCGAGAAACGCCTGCCCACTTCCCCCACCTGA
- a CDS encoding FecR domain-containing protein, with translation MQDGPSSPEPATEELLHALMAGELPVEQRGVLLERLRDDPTARETYGAVIEMEAMLHHEFPRMAEFREPAPLVRRPQRGVVSPVTGKRGKSRTMAGWGIAAAFLLSVAVWWGLRPAPAPVLVEGYGEWSWLDAAGRKHPLEVGQTLGRNGALLTEGAGSFAKLRFADKSTVMLSGEGELKVPGEKSKRLVLRNGNLEVEMTPQPAGRPAYVETATARVEVVGTRFSVDATSSSTTVAVTSGKVRFKRLADGDTVDIPQERMATATLDARSGLETRTFSTAPVSWRAVPPQGGYFTAQPFRAGGTSAQPIIHHGVMFRQDGERVFDGMVELGEKSRLRVKFRVADPRAQVRIFLHCRDGKGGFAGNREVKFRASSLPEDATGWRVYEGDIAGIGILSPANGAGISGTRLANLSISVLDAGDLLQISEAEIRD, from the coding sequence ATGCAAGACGGTCCGTCATCACCCGAACCCGCCACGGAGGAGCTGCTGCATGCCCTCATGGCGGGGGAACTACCGGTGGAACAGCGCGGCGTGCTTTTGGAGCGGTTGCGGGATGATCCTACGGCGAGGGAGACGTATGGCGCGGTGATCGAAATGGAGGCGATGCTCCATCATGAGTTTCCCCGGATGGCGGAGTTCCGGGAGCCCGCGCCGTTGGTGCGCAGGCCGCAGCGGGGTGTGGTATCTCCGGTCACCGGAAAGAGGGGCAAGTCCCGGACCATGGCGGGCTGGGGTATCGCCGCAGCCTTCCTGCTTTCCGTGGCGGTATGGTGGGGCCTGCGGCCGGCACCGGCTCCGGTGCTGGTGGAGGGCTACGGCGAATGGTCTTGGCTGGATGCCGCAGGCAGAAAGCATCCGCTGGAGGTGGGGCAAACCTTGGGGAGGAACGGGGCGCTGTTGACGGAGGGGGCCGGCTCGTTCGCAAAGCTGCGGTTTGCGGACAAGAGCACCGTGATGCTGTCGGGGGAGGGTGAACTGAAGGTGCCCGGGGAAAAGTCGAAGCGTCTGGTCCTCCGCAACGGGAACCTGGAGGTGGAGATGACCCCGCAACCGGCGGGCCGGCCCGCCTATGTGGAGACGGCGACGGCACGGGTGGAGGTGGTTGGGACTCGCTTCTCCGTGGATGCGACTTCATCCAGTACGACGGTCGCCGTAACTTCCGGAAAGGTGAGGTTCAAACGGCTGGCGGATGGTGACACCGTGGACATCCCGCAGGAGAGGATGGCGACCGCCACGCTGGATGCCCGCAGCGGGCTGGAGACCCGGACATTTTCCACCGCACCGGTCTCATGGAGGGCGGTGCCGCCACAAGGGGGATACTTCACGGCGCAGCCGTTCCGTGCGGGAGGTACGTCCGCGCAGCCGATCATCCATCATGGTGTGATGTTCCGTCAGGACGGGGAGCGGGTTTTCGACGGGATGGTGGAACTGGGGGAGAAGAGCAGGCTGAGGGTGAAGTTCCGCGTGGCGGACCCCCGTGCACAGGTGCGGATATTCCTCCACTGCCGGGATGGGAAGGGTGGCTTCGCCGGGAACCGCGAGGTCAAGTTCCGCGCCTCCTCCCTGCCGGAGGATGCCACGGGCTGGAGGGTCTATGAGGGGGATATCGCCGGGATTGGGATACTCTCCCCGGCGAACGGCGCGGGCATATCCGGCACCCGGCTGGCGAACCTTTCCATCTCCGTTCTCGATGCCGGTGACCTGCTCCAGATCTCCGAAGCGGAGATCCGGGATTGA
- a CDS encoding SGNH/GDSL hydrolase family protein, with translation MNPSFPSGSPLLPLTIVALVSSAILHGQSVIPTTPPSDGITVTAGDWKSADGSTVKLPAATLKVSAPEIRKLEKSGDIPVNYLPRFESFDMWPADKGTPGPLNLSPARSDHGNTQILGGLYRQLVPGSLTLQSEDGSKTFKEGEDFKLHPTWPQVTNLSDRLGKPGSGKLKASYGIATQRLDLLQLKDGTLTIKPGKSYLVCPVLPEPDAGATAIAGIYVAPWQTDGKHVVSKEDIFPIRAFTPAPPVNPDGIAKSAAKLKGGEPLKIAFMGDSVTLGAEATAWTLNLWTEKNLTYASRVVTGLRKAFPSAKIEPIQAVQGGTTSKVAPQFFDEKVAPQKPDLLLIAFGLNDANSTIGGKPRVPVEEYKEGLRGVIGKARAIGTEVILVTPMQPGPFLKSGIATRIADYRDAMLALAKEEKVACADVYADWMHQADRGIPPFSQLHNWINHPGNHGHGVYADTILRFFTPGGAVKKETSAVPAIGLPQPDAESPLWRTKPRELPSAQEIAAKARPNAKIYGLYSWWNEYKARRSALKEVGWKSIRLGGPLTDEAMTALAEDGVEVLHTFGAPRFDHAKDGGKEDEYVVRYVAAFTEKLRRYGPGGSFFKDHPEVPNRPIIHWEICNEPNFQYLVPPDGRPNKELEAFRENIYAKLLIAAHQAAKLVSDQIKVVGFSTGGVSAGDLRFIKNVHTVDAGVARSYDILATHPYVDPAPPEGFSIQKWGDYSISTNLATIRKNLAQHQRGDAPIWYTEMGWEIPQEEGGRFPGKRAGSVTSNLQAACIVRNYALAMRLGVERVHVMFIHDSDQYNGGFFNRNGTWRPSAHAVKTMVSILPEPKFLDAIHEGEEDTYAYRFAPTSSASGKPVIMAWNIKGPATARIPFPSAHAVVTDMLGGKSTVAAEGGFLVLPIGPLPVYVTEQ, from the coding sequence ATGAACCCATCGTTCCCATCAGGTTCCCCGTTGCTGCCGCTGACCATCGTGGCACTCGTGTCATCCGCGATCCTTCACGGCCAGTCGGTCATCCCCACCACCCCGCCGTCCGATGGCATCACGGTCACCGCAGGCGACTGGAAATCCGCTGATGGCTCCACGGTAAAGCTCCCCGCCGCGACCCTCAAGGTCTCCGCTCCGGAGATCCGAAAACTGGAGAAATCCGGTGACATCCCGGTGAACTACCTCCCCCGTTTCGAAAGCTTCGACATGTGGCCCGCCGACAAGGGTACCCCGGGCCCGCTCAACCTCAGCCCCGCCCGTTCCGATCATGGCAACACCCAGATCCTCGGCGGCCTTTACCGCCAGTTGGTGCCGGGCAGCCTCACGCTCCAATCCGAGGACGGATCGAAGACCTTCAAGGAAGGCGAGGACTTCAAGCTCCACCCCACCTGGCCGCAGGTCACGAACCTCTCGGACCGCCTGGGCAAGCCCGGCTCCGGCAAGCTGAAGGCCTCCTACGGCATCGCCACCCAGCGGCTGGACCTCCTCCAACTCAAGGACGGCACGCTCACCATCAAGCCAGGGAAATCCTACCTCGTCTGCCCGGTGCTGCCGGAGCCTGATGCGGGAGCGACCGCCATCGCCGGCATCTACGTCGCCCCTTGGCAGACGGACGGAAAGCATGTGGTGTCAAAGGAGGACATCTTCCCCATCCGCGCCTTCACCCCCGCCCCCCCGGTCAACCCGGATGGCATCGCGAAATCCGCCGCCAAGCTCAAGGGCGGAGAGCCTCTCAAAATCGCCTTTATGGGTGACAGCGTGACCCTCGGCGCGGAGGCCACCGCATGGACGCTCAACCTCTGGACGGAAAAGAACCTCACCTATGCCAGCCGGGTCGTAACTGGACTGCGGAAGGCATTTCCTTCCGCGAAGATCGAGCCGATCCAGGCAGTGCAGGGCGGCACCACCTCGAAGGTCGCGCCCCAATTCTTCGATGAGAAGGTCGCCCCACAGAAGCCGGACCTGCTGCTGATCGCCTTCGGCCTGAATGACGCGAACTCCACCATCGGCGGCAAGCCGCGCGTCCCCGTGGAGGAATACAAGGAGGGCCTTCGCGGCGTCATCGGGAAAGCACGGGCCATCGGCACGGAGGTGATACTCGTCACGCCCATGCAGCCGGGACCTTTCCTGAAGTCCGGCATCGCCACCCGCATCGCGGACTACCGGGATGCCATGCTCGCTCTCGCGAAGGAGGAAAAGGTCGCCTGCGCGGACGTCTATGCGGACTGGATGCACCAGGCGGACCGCGGCATCCCTCCGTTCAGCCAGCTCCACAACTGGATCAACCACCCCGGCAACCACGGCCACGGTGTCTATGCGGACACCATCCTGCGTTTCTTCACTCCGGGAGGAGCTGTGAAGAAGGAAACGTCCGCGGTCCCCGCCATCGGCTTGCCGCAGCCGGACGCGGAGTCCCCGCTGTGGCGGACCAAGCCGCGCGAGCTTCCATCCGCACAGGAAATCGCCGCCAAGGCCCGCCCGAACGCGAAGATCTACGGCCTCTATAGTTGGTGGAACGAATACAAGGCCCGCCGCTCCGCACTGAAGGAAGTGGGCTGGAAGTCCATCCGCCTCGGCGGCCCGCTGACGGACGAGGCGATGACCGCCCTGGCCGAGGACGGCGTGGAAGTGCTCCACACCTTCGGCGCACCGAGATTCGACCATGCGAAGGATGGTGGAAAGGAGGACGAATATGTCGTCCGCTACGTCGCCGCCTTTACGGAGAAACTCCGCCGCTACGGACCGGGCGGGAGTTTTTTCAAGGATCACCCTGAAGTTCCGAACCGGCCCATCATCCATTGGGAGATCTGCAATGAGCCGAACTTCCAGTATCTGGTGCCGCCGGACGGGCGGCCGAACAAGGAACTCGAGGCGTTCCGGGAAAATATCTACGCCAAGCTCCTGATCGCGGCCCACCAGGCCGCGAAACTCGTTTCGGACCAGATCAAGGTCGTGGGATTCAGCACCGGCGGCGTCTCCGCGGGTGACCTGCGTTTCATCAAAAACGTCCACACCGTGGATGCGGGGGTCGCACGCTCCTATGACATCCTGGCCACCCATCCCTACGTGGACCCCGCACCGCCAGAGGGATTCTCCATCCAAAAATGGGGGGACTACAGCATCAGCACGAACCTCGCGACCATCCGCAAGAACCTCGCCCAGCACCAGCGCGGCGACGCACCCATCTGGTACACGGAGATGGGCTGGGAGATCCCCCAGGAGGAAGGCGGCCGCTTCCCCGGCAAACGCGCGGGTTCCGTCACCTCGAACCTCCAGGCGGCCTGCATCGTCCGCAACTACGCCCTCGCCATGCGGCTCGGCGTGGAGCGCGTGCATGTCATGTTCATCCACGACTCCGACCAATACAACGGCGGCTTCTTCAACCGGAACGGCACCTGGCGCCCCTCCGCCCACGCGGTGAAGACGATGGTCTCCATCCTCCCGGAACCGAAATTCCTCGACGCCATCCACGAAGGTGAGGAGGACACCTACGCCTACCGCTTCGCCCCCACATCCTCCGCCAGCGGGAAGCCGGTGATCATGGCATGGAACATCAAAGGGCCCGCCACCGCACGCATCCCCTTCCCTTCCGCCCATGCGGTCGTCACTGACATGCTCGGCGGGAAATCCACCGTCGCCGCGGAGGGAGGATTTCTCGTCCTGCCCATTGGTCCGCTTCCCGTGTATGTGACTGAACAGTGA
- a CDS encoding VOC family protein: protein MRRCFDHIDLRVPDLAAATPFYSALLPALGFTRKMEIEGWLQYEADSAGITEFFGVTESTEHRPNENRIAFRAASVAEITRLAEIAAAAGARNMEGPMHYEQGYHAVFFEDPFGNRLEICHRVPA, encoded by the coding sequence ATGAGGCGCTGTTTCGATCACATCGACCTGCGGGTTCCGGATCTGGCGGCTGCCACGCCGTTTTACTCCGCGCTGCTGCCCGCGCTGGGTTTCACCCGCAAAATGGAAATCGAAGGCTGGCTGCAATACGAAGCCGACAGCGCGGGGATCACCGAGTTTTTCGGCGTGACGGAATCCACTGAGCACCGGCCGAACGAGAACCGCATCGCCTTCCGCGCGGCGAGCGTCGCGGAGATCACCAGACTGGCGGAAATCGCCGCCGCTGCGGGTGCACGGAACATGGAGGGGCCCATGCACTATGAGCAGGGCTACCACGCCGTCTTCTTCGAGGACCCCTTCGGCAATCGTCTGGAAATCTGCCACCGGGTGCCCGCGTAA
- a CDS encoding HU family DNA-binding protein, translating into MPAKKSSSTESKFNKTQILEHISASTGVAKKEVSAVLDSLAEVIQLHVNKKSVGEFVLPGLLKISTVKKPAVKARKGISPFTKEEVTFKARPASVAVKVRPLKKLKEMVL; encoded by the coding sequence ATGCCTGCCAAGAAATCCAGTTCCACTGAATCGAAGTTCAACAAGACCCAGATCCTCGAGCACATCTCCGCCAGCACCGGCGTTGCCAAGAAAGAGGTTTCCGCGGTTCTCGACAGCCTCGCTGAAGTGATCCAGCTCCACGTGAACAAGAAGTCCGTCGGTGAGTTCGTCCTCCCGGGTCTCCTGAAGATCAGCACGGTCAAGAAGCCTGCTGTGAAGGCCCGCAAGGGAATCAGCCCGTTCACCAAGGAAGAAGTCACCTTCAAGGCCCGCCCGGCGTCCGTCGCCGTGAAGGTCCGTCCGCTCAAGAAGCTCAAGGAAATGGTGCTCTGA